From Desulfuromonas soudanensis, the proteins below share one genomic window:
- a CDS encoding peptidase U32 family protein — translation MSKHPAARPELLAPAGSPEAFFAAMEAGADAVYTGLKEFSARAKAKNVSLEELEKMVGYARPLGRKVFVTLNTLVKEGELPLLVETLSALEKMAVGGVILQDLAVWRLAREHFPALELHASTQMTVHNAAGVRMLERMGFSRAVLARELSLTEIAAIRKETTIDLEHFIHGALCFSFSGQCYFSSWLGGKSGNRGRCAQPCRRRYRYRQQEGYYFSTNDLSAIDLLPELSAAGVMSFKIEGRMKSAEYVASVVGAYRKVLDAPLPQRAEALREAKELLKLSFGRLPTKGFLPGGIPTDIAIPALKGATGRFLGDVTAVKGGAVSFKTRDRIHVGDRIRIQPKTDRAGTAFTVKELLVGQRPVKVAQAGSLVTAPSTFRGVFQVGDTVFKVSSEQAFNMSEPACRRKLAHVPPAPRPARLFVALQDDLLTVRAENGAEGFERRYAVASYPASDSPLNAATLRAVFEKTGGSPFVLEDLSTGELPAVVIPPSRLKEIRRDFYADLLLAEETREKKERRHQVEAALGALLPAATPRPARERQFTVGIRDIRDVQIVNDPGIDRVLLPLTPGNLQGFYRLGRRLAGKEASLVWDLPFFLTDGQLGDYREAIRTLTQAGFTTFRLNNLGHFALFDGLSGLTLITGYRLFSLNSQALLAWRELGATEATLYIEDDRENLGAILRRDAGITPALTVYSTVALITSRIPIRNVRSDTPVVSDRGDGYRVDSRSGLSVVTPENDFSLIGRLGELHSLGCGRFTADLSHLGPFSEGGKRVLDALRRDTSVPGTSIFNYESAME, via the coding sequence ATGTCGAAACACCCTGCAGCCCGTCCCGAACTTCTCGCCCCCGCCGGAAGCCCCGAAGCGTTTTTCGCCGCCATGGAAGCCGGAGCCGACGCCGTCTATACCGGGCTCAAGGAGTTCTCCGCCCGGGCCAAGGCCAAGAACGTCTCTCTCGAAGAGTTGGAGAAGATGGTCGGCTACGCCCGCCCCCTCGGACGCAAGGTCTTTGTCACCCTCAACACCCTGGTCAAGGAGGGGGAGTTGCCGCTGCTGGTGGAGACCCTCTCGGCCCTGGAAAAAATGGCGGTCGGCGGGGTGATCCTGCAGGACCTCGCCGTATGGCGCCTGGCCCGGGAGCATTTTCCCGCCCTCGAGCTGCACGCCTCGACCCAGATGACGGTGCACAACGCCGCCGGGGTGCGGATGCTCGAGCGCATGGGCTTTTCCCGGGCCGTCCTCGCCCGGGAACTCTCCCTGACCGAAATCGCCGCCATCCGCAAAGAGACGACCATCGACCTCGAACACTTCATCCACGGCGCCCTCTGCTTCTCCTTTTCCGGCCAGTGCTACTTCTCCTCCTGGCTCGGGGGAAAAAGCGGCAACCGGGGGCGCTGCGCCCAGCCTTGCCGGCGCCGCTACCGCTACCGCCAGCAGGAGGGCTATTATTTCTCCACCAACGACCTCTCGGCCATCGACCTCCTCCCCGAGCTCTCCGCCGCCGGGGTGATGAGCTTCAAGATCGAGGGGCGGATGAAGAGCGCCGAGTATGTGGCCAGCGTCGTCGGCGCCTACCGCAAGGTCCTCGACGCGCCCCTTCCGCAGCGCGCGGAGGCGCTGCGCGAGGCCAAGGAGCTCTTGAAGCTCTCCTTCGGCCGCCTGCCGACCAAGGGCTTTCTCCCCGGCGGGATCCCCACCGACATCGCCATCCCGGCCCTCAAAGGGGCGACGGGGCGCTTTCTCGGCGACGTGACGGCGGTCAAGGGGGGAGCGGTCAGCTTCAAGACCCGGGACCGAATCCACGTCGGCGACCGCATCCGGATCCAACCGAAGACCGACCGGGCCGGGACGGCCTTCACCGTCAAGGAACTCCTTGTCGGCCAGCGCCCGGTGAAGGTCGCCCAGGCAGGGAGTCTGGTGACCGCCCCCTCGACCTTCAGGGGGGTCTTCCAGGTCGGCGACACCGTCTTCAAGGTCTCCTCCGAGCAGGCCTTCAACATGAGCGAACCCGCCTGCCGCCGCAAGCTCGCCCACGTCCCCCCCGCTCCGCGGCCGGCGCGCCTCTTCGTCGCTCTGCAGGACGACCTTCTTACCGTCCGTGCCGAAAACGGAGCGGAAGGCTTCGAACGCCGCTATGCCGTCGCGTCCTACCCCGCCAGCGACAGCCCGTTGAACGCCGCGACGCTGCGCGCCGTTTTCGAAAAGACCGGCGGCTCCCCCTTTGTCCTGGAGGACCTTTCCACCGGCGAGCTCCCTGCAGTCGTCATCCCCCCCAGCCGACTCAAGGAGATTCGCCGCGATTTCTACGCCGATCTCCTCCTGGCCGAGGAAACCCGGGAAAAGAAGGAGCGGCGCCACCAGGTCGAGGCCGCCCTGGGTGCGCTCCTCCCCGCCGCCACCCCGCGTCCGGCCCGGGAACGCCAGTTCACCGTCGGCATCCGCGACATCCGCGACGTCCAGATCGTCAACGACCCGGGGATCGACCGGGTTCTCCTCCCCCTGACGCCCGGCAACCTGCAGGGGTTCTACCGCCTCGGCCGGCGCCTGGCCGGCAAGGAGGCGAGCCTGGTCTGGGACCTCCCCTTCTTTCTCACCGACGGCCAATTGGGGGATTACCGGGAGGCGATCCGCACCCTGACCCAGGCCGGTTTCACCACATTCCGCCTCAACAATCTCGGTCACTTCGCCCTTTTCGACGGCCTTTCCGGGCTCACCCTGATCACCGGTTACCGCCTCTTTTCCCTCAACAGCCAGGCGCTCCTGGCCTGGCGGGAACTCGGCGCCACGGAGGCGACCCTCTACATCGAGGACGACAGGGAGAACCTCGGCGCCATTTTGCGGCGGGACGCCGGCATCACGCCGGCTCTCACCGTCTATTCGACGGTGGCCCTGATCACCTCGCGCATCCCGATCCGCAACGTGCGCTCCGACACCCCGGTCGTCTCCGACCGCGGCGACGGCTACCGCGTCGACAGCCGCAGCGGCCTCTCCGTCGTCACCCCGGAGAACGACTTCTCCCTCATCGGCCGTCTCGGCGAACTGCATAGCCTCGGCTGCGGCCGTTTTACCGCCGACCTCTCCCACCTCGGCCCTTTCTCCGAGGGGGGCAAGAGGGTTCTCGATGCCCTGCGCCGCGACACCTCCGTCCCGGGGACCTCGATCTTCAATTATGAGTCGGCGATGGAATAG
- a CDS encoding YkgJ family cysteine cluster protein produces the protein MDLLVRYRLLLESIDAWFAGAQALYSDRMACARGCTGCCRGLFDITLLDGALLKSGFDRLPAALRSPVLKKAEARLAELQGRWPEFAHPYLLNAMADEEWTEMPEEDETPCPLLDGDGSCLIYAFRPMTCRLHGLPNIDGSGESFSDLWCTRNFTGGESPLTLTPLRWEFRRAFEEEMALFGEFTARRFGQRRRELDTFIPTALLIDFPSLTAADLPLLPGGISR, from the coding sequence ATGGATTTGCTTGTCCGCTACCGCCTTCTTCTGGAGTCGATCGACGCCTGGTTTGCCGGCGCCCAGGCTCTCTACAGCGACCGCATGGCCTGCGCCCGGGGCTGCACCGGCTGCTGCCGCGGGCTATTCGACATCACCCTCCTCGATGGCGCCCTCCTCAAGAGCGGATTCGACCGCCTTCCCGCCGCCCTGCGCTCCCCGGTTCTGAAGAAGGCCGAAGCGCGCCTCGCCGAACTGCAGGGCCGCTGGCCCGAGTTTGCTCATCCCTACCTGCTCAACGCCATGGCCGACGAAGAGTGGACGGAGATGCCCGAGGAGGACGAGACTCCCTGCCCCCTCCTCGACGGCGACGGCTCCTGCCTGATCTATGCCTTTCGCCCCATGACCTGCCGCCTCCACGGCCTCCCCAACATCGACGGCAGCGGCGAGTCCTTCTCCGACCTCTGGTGCACCCGCAACTTCACCGGCGGCGAGAGCCCCCTGACCCTGACTCCCTTGCGCTGGGAGTTCCGGCGCGCCTTCGAGGAGGAGATGGCCCTCTTCGGCGAATTCACCGCCCGACGCTTCGGCCAACGCCGCAGAGAACTCGACACCTTTATTCCCACCGCCCTCCTCATCGATTTTCCCTCCCTGACCGCCGCCGACCTCCCTCTCCTTCCGGGAGGAATTAGCCGTTGA
- a CDS encoding LemA family protein, whose amino-acid sequence MIGWIVLAGLLLALLVLITYGVTIYNGLVQLRNNVARDWSNIDVLLKQRFDELPKLVKVCEGYMQHERETLEAVIKARSMVNNATSESEKLQGQNAITETLKSLFMVVERYPELKADAAFMRLSLRISELEDMIADRREFYNDAVNIYNIRIEQFPDVLIANQFRFNGRELWKIDAAHRQDVAVGFQRA is encoded by the coding sequence ATGATCGGCTGGATCGTTTTGGCAGGACTGCTTCTGGCTCTGCTGGTGCTCATCACCTACGGCGTCACCATCTACAACGGCCTGGTGCAGCTGCGCAACAACGTGGCCCGGGACTGGAGCAACATCGACGTCCTTCTCAAGCAGCGTTTCGACGAACTCCCCAAGCTGGTCAAGGTCTGCGAAGGGTACATGCAGCATGAGAGGGAAACCCTCGAGGCGGTGATCAAGGCCCGTTCCATGGTTAACAACGCCACGAGCGAAAGCGAAAAGCTGCAGGGGCAAAACGCCATCACCGAGACCCTCAAGTCTCTCTTCATGGTGGTCGAGCGCTACCCCGAGCTCAAGGCCGACGCCGCCTTCATGCGTCTGAGCCTGCGGATCTCCGAACTCGAGGACATGATCGCCGACCGCCGCGAGTTCTACAACGATGCGGTCAATATTTACAACATCCGCATCGAGCAGTTTCCCGACGTCCTGATCGCCAACCAGTTCCGTTTCAACGGCCGGGAGTTGTGGAAGATCGACGCCGCTCACCGCCAGGATGTCGCTGTCGGTTTTCAACGCGCCTGA
- a CDS encoding GIDE domain-containing protein → MHRPLRIGHPALVIVARTTEFMDQELYLIVEKEVGIDDRLGLLLAEGSVSDSLDAFTTRQRLTGRGLVLFAKGQRPDLEKPARRLRRHGFKSWLLLPSPPRFSPPILRSLSAGEDGISFETHREKVTLGRGEAVLAVLADLSGKVIEKGLRRLLVQNAYRGVDHATEINEDEQYQAILRASPVLDLYLLDAEGAVVSVLRVFPGKFNPAGLGTRATYSSAGNLEGLLHLTREYAGDFTLRTDFGLAHLPGCLLQVEGGEEERQRANLLRLSRFGSLMVDLRKEELRSRKDPAGDGAAAFSATTGLAAGPAGLLLQEMLFPVGTVGSSEGPAATRIPEKREGLPLPPPQKRSGRFSVGRIWLGTGGAAAAILLPLLANGSAWMWSALYQGIRTGILPAIAAGGLFGGGFYFLRLKRLVENTPTSKTRSVAMGMVEVQGRAVRQYALVSPMSQLACVFYRVRKYVRGDKGNWRLSSETESGQVPFFLQDETGRVQVNPEGATVRPRTRSEGLPGRMGLLMATSGITDANEKWVEEVIAEGTYLYVLGFARSGEKTQLSLREQTIAALRSLKSEPLKLKRFDTDGDGRISPEEWEGARAQIEAEVVRRSLSKTPQASLQGDRIVIARPQSKGLPFVIAETESEAHLTRNYARIIFPLLTGAFVSALWAVVQILRILK, encoded by the coding sequence TTGCATCGTCCTCTCCGTATCGGCCACCCGGCTCTTGTCATCGTCGCCCGGACCACGGAATTCATGGATCAGGAACTCTACCTCATTGTCGAAAAGGAGGTCGGCATCGACGACCGATTGGGTCTTCTGTTGGCCGAAGGTTCCGTCAGCGACTCGTTGGACGCCTTTACCACCCGACAGCGTCTCACCGGGAGGGGGCTGGTTCTTTTTGCCAAGGGGCAGCGCCCCGACCTGGAGAAACCCGCCCGACGACTCCGCCGTCACGGCTTCAAATCCTGGCTTCTGCTCCCCTCCCCCCCCCGTTTCTCCCCGCCGATCCTTCGCAGCCTCTCCGCAGGTGAAGACGGCATTTCCTTCGAGACGCACCGGGAAAAGGTGACCCTGGGACGAGGCGAGGCGGTCCTGGCGGTCCTGGCCGATCTTTCCGGCAAGGTCATAGAAAAAGGTCTGCGGCGCCTCTTGGTGCAAAATGCCTACCGCGGCGTCGATCATGCCACGGAAATCAATGAAGACGAGCAATATCAGGCCATTCTCCGGGCCTCCCCCGTCCTCGACCTCTATCTTCTCGATGCAGAGGGCGCCGTCGTCTCTGTCCTGCGGGTTTTCCCCGGCAAATTCAATCCTGCAGGATTGGGGACGAGAGCAACCTACAGCTCCGCCGGCAACCTTGAGGGACTGCTCCATCTGACTCGCGAATACGCCGGAGATTTTACCCTGCGCACGGATTTTGGCCTGGCCCACCTCCCCGGATGCCTGCTTCAGGTGGAGGGGGGAGAGGAAGAACGCCAACGGGCCAACCTTCTTCGTCTCTCCCGTTTCGGCTCCCTGATGGTCGATCTGCGAAAAGAAGAGCTTCGCTCCCGCAAGGACCCGGCAGGCGACGGGGCGGCGGCTTTCTCGGCGACGACCGGTCTTGCTGCAGGCCCGGCAGGTCTCCTCCTCCAGGAAATGCTTTTCCCCGTCGGGACGGTCGGCTCGTCCGAAGGACCTGCCGCCACCAGGATCCCAGAAAAAAGGGAAGGGCTCCCTCTGCCGCCGCCACAAAAGAGGTCCGGGCGCTTCTCCGTGGGCAGAATATGGCTCGGCACCGGCGGGGCCGCTGCCGCCATTCTTCTGCCCCTGCTGGCCAACGGCAGCGCCTGGATGTGGTCAGCTCTGTACCAGGGAATACGCACCGGCATACTTCCGGCGATCGCCGCCGGCGGCCTCTTCGGAGGGGGCTTTTATTTCCTGCGCCTCAAGCGCCTGGTGGAGAATACGCCGACGAGCAAGACCCGCTCCGTCGCCATGGGCATGGTGGAGGTGCAGGGGCGAGCGGTGCGCCAGTATGCTCTGGTCTCACCCATGTCCCAGTTGGCCTGCGTCTTTTACCGGGTGCGAAAATACGTCCGAGGAGATAAGGGCAACTGGCGCCTGTCGAGCGAAACCGAGAGTGGTCAGGTCCCCTTCTTCCTCCAGGACGAAACGGGACGGGTCCAAGTCAACCCCGAGGGGGCGACGGTCAGACCCCGGACCAGGAGTGAAGGGCTCCCGGGGAGGATGGGACTCCTTATGGCGACATCGGGCATAACCGACGCCAACGAAAAGTGGGTTGAAGAGGTCATCGCCGAGGGGACTTATCTCTATGTCCTCGGTTTTGCCCGCTCCGGGGAGAAAACTCAGCTCTCTCTCAGGGAACAAACGATTGCCGCCCTGCGCAGTCTCAAGAGCGAGCCGCTGAAATTGAAACGATTCGACACCGATGGCGACGGACGTATCAGTCCGGAGGAGTGGGAAGGGGCCCGGGCGCAAATTGAGGCGGAGGTGGTCCGGCGCAGCCTGAGCAAAACACCTCAAGCTTCTCTCCAGGGGGACCGGATCGTCATTGCCCGTCCGCAGAGCAAAGGCCTCCCCTTCGTCATTGCCGAAACCGAATCGGAAGCGCATTTGACCCGCAACTACGCGCGAATCATTTTCCCCTTGCTGACCGGTGCCTTCGTCTCGGCACTCTGGGCTGTCGTCCAGATACTCAGGATTCTCAAATAA
- a CDS encoding HesB/IscA family protein, translated as MKITDSAREKLQILLGENPGKKLRLVFEGFGUGGPKLGLALDEPNDKEKTVNLGGLEILIAEEVAPYTAEQVVDYVDSRLGKGFVIRRASGAAGC; from the coding sequence ATGAAAATTACCGATTCCGCCAGGGAGAAGCTGCAGATCCTTCTCGGAGAAAACCCCGGGAAGAAACTGCGCCTCGTCTTCGAGGGGTTTGGCTGAGGGGGGCCCAAACTGGGCCTGGCTCTGGATGAGCCAAACGACAAGGAAAAAACGGTTAACCTGGGCGGTCTCGAGATCCTGATCGCCGAGGAGGTCGCCCCCTACACCGCCGAGCAGGTGGTCGATTACGTCGACTCCCGGCTGGGAAAAGGATTTGTCATCCGCAGGGCCTCCGGCGCCGCCGGTTGCTGA